A window of the Fusarium poae strain DAOMC 252244 chromosome 3, whole genome shotgun sequence genome harbors these coding sequences:
- a CDS encoding hypothetical protein (BUSCO:35971at5125), translated as MASSKRVAEVLLEPLGLEITSFRELQTLWAGYGDICALTARPTDFKAAAAVRHLAHARGSNNTFFLILKLISPPPGPTDEGHLRKILSYDVEQYFYEHVAPHLEEDTAVAHCLASSWESKHEGGELKDLTATILTDLRVKFPVEGGKRSVLGPRQVQSALEWLARFHSSSWKSLPPNLDDYLLPPLEEFKRRETQTGGTKLWLNGGYTYLATRRSEYNSLAVDTYSEWSEAFCKPLQGQGKSMAELVAEFLTPTGRPFETLIHGDVKSENLFTTESGEDVCFFDFQYVGLGLGVCDLAKLFTCSVPLDMLTDKPSIPHEMAMDHGEETLLYLYQETLLGRRPADKESLDYEWATFVRHWECALVDWCRFQASWGFWGNTEWLEARVRYILKDEKWKEWLLKETSEKGRSCSI; from the coding sequence ATGGCCAGTTCCAAGCGAGTCGCCGAGGTACTCCTTGAGCCTCTGGGTCTCGAAATCACTTCTTTTAGAGAACTACAAACACTATGGGCAGGATATGGCGACATCTGTGCTCTCACCGCAAGACCAACCGATTTTAAAGCCGCAGCTGCAGTCCGCCACCTCGCGCACGCAAGAGGATCGAACAACACTTTCTTTCTCATCCTTAAGCTTATTTCTCCCCCACCTGGTCCAACTGATGAAGGACATCTACGCAAGATTCTGAGTTACGATGTTGAGCAGTATTTCTATGAGCATGTTGCTCCGCACTTGGAAGAGGACACAGCTGTGGCGCATTGCTTGGCCTCGAGCTGGGAATCGAAACATGAGGGCGGTGAGCTCAAAGACCTTACCGCTACGATCCTTACGGATTTGAGGGTCAAGTTTCCCGTCGAAGGGGGCAAGAGATCCGTTCTTGGGCCAAGACAGGTACAGTCTGCATTGGAGTGGTTGGCCAGGTTCCATAGTAGCTCATGGAAGTCACTACCCCCAAATCTCGATGACTATCTCCTTCCACCACTGGAGGAGTTTAAAAGACGAGAGACTCAGACTGGAGGGACCAAGTTGTGGCTCAACGGCGGGTACACTTATCTCGCCACACGACGCAGCGAGTACAATTCACTTGCTGTCGATACATACTCTGAATGGTCCGAGGCTTTTTGTAAGCCCTTGCAAGGGCAAGGCAAATCAATGGCGGAACTAGTAGCCGAATTCCTGACTCCGACTGGTCGACCATTCGAGACGTTGATCCACGGCGACGTCAAATCTGAAAACCTCTTCACCACCGAGTCTGGTGAAGATGTCTGCTTCTTCGATTTCCAGTATGTCGGCCTAGGTCTCGGTGTTTGCGATCTTGCCAAGCTATTCACATGTTCTGTCCCGCTGGATATGCTAACCGACAAACCCTCGATACCGCACGAGATGGCGATGGACCATGGCGAGGAGACTTTGTTGTACTTGTATCAAGAGACATTGCTTGGTCGTCGGCCTGCTGATAAAGAGTCGCTTGATTATGAATGGGCTACGTTCGTGAGACACTGGGAGTGTGCGCTTGTCGATTGGTGTAGATTCCAGGCGTCTTGGGGATTCTGGGGGAACACAGAGTGGTTGGAGGCCAGGGTTAGGTATATCCTCAAGGACGAGAAGTGGAAGGAATGGCTGCTTAAAGAGACTTCTGAGAAGGGTCGGTCTTGTAGCATATAG
- a CDS encoding hypothetical protein (TransMembrane:4 (i71-90o102-127i139-162o168-187i)), with translation MSSLTSIQNGKSAIDPKALLAAYLKQLQLKPLRTKMCTQGSLSALTEIVASYFAYARPGYGPAITSRVPKMAFYGACVAAPLTHFLNTMVQKQFPGKILLQQIITMLFFFPIQNTVYLASMAIIAGAKTTDQVRGAVRAGLVPMTKGMCALHPILLTFANLFVPKEMFAPFFSLVGFCLGTFFNTMAKKRIAAAAAAEKKDI, from the exons ATGTCATCTCTCACAAGCATACAAAATGGAAAAAGCGCTATTGACCCGAAAGCCCTCCTGGCA GCTTACCTCAAACAACTCCAATTAAAACCTCTCCGCACCAAAATGTGTACCCAAGGCTCTTTATCAGCCTTGACTGAAATTGTAGCATCATATTTTGCTTATGCCCGTCCGGGCTACGGCCCAGCAATCACATCGCGCGTTCCCAAGATGGCTTTTTACGGGGCTTGCGTCGCCGCGCCGCTAACACATTTCCTCAACACCATGGTTCAGAAGCAATTCCCTGGCAAGATCCTGCTTCAGCAAATTATCACCATGCTTTTT TTCTTCCCTATTCAAAACACTGTCTATCTCGCTTCCATGGCCATCATTGCCGGCGCCAAAACAACCGATCAAGTCCGTGGTGCAGTACGCGCTGGGCTGGTTCCCATGACAAAGGGAATGTGCGCGCTGCACCCGATACTATTGACTTTTGCAAACTTGTTTGTGCCTAAAGAGATGTTTGCGCCGTTCTTTAGCTTGGTGGGTTTCTGTCTGGGAACGTTTTTCAACACCATGGCAAAGAAGAGAatcgctgccgccgccgctgctgagaagaaggatattTAG